From a region of the Gammaproteobacteria bacterium genome:
- a CDS encoding hypothetical protein (Evidence 5 : Unknown function), translating into MNNFNAVFIGLIALTISVLIADKLIGERGFQIHDPLETRMIAEHIGPPGQIMTTTQSSSSLPAPTAIATPVTSTSPPILSQTNEPRLDPAPIVAVVAPVNEPPLEDQPIADIPSSDDLENGKNVYVAACFVCHETGAAGAPLRGDQTAWQPRLAQGRKALLFHVLNGFNSMPRRGGSPNLTENEMAAALSYLLFDIEEN; encoded by the coding sequence CAATATCGGTACTGATCGCTGATAAGCTCATTGGTGAACGAGGGTTCCAGATACACGACCCACTTGAGACTAGGATGATTGCTGAACATATCGGCCCACCAGGGCAGATAATGACTACCACGCAGTCATCTTCGTCTCTTCCCGCGCCGACGGCAATCGCTACCCCGGTCACTTCCACTTCGCCACCGATTCTTTCCCAAACCAACGAGCCACGCCTTGACCCAGCACCGATCGTTGCGGTCGTTGCTCCCGTTAATGAACCTCCACTTGAAGACCAACCAATAGCGGACATTCCGTCTAGCGACGATCTTGAAAACGGCAAAAATGTCTACGTTGCTGCCTGCTTTGTTTGTCATGAGACGGGAGCCGCTGGTGCCCCACTACGTGGTGATCAGACTGCCTGGCAACCACGCCTTGCACAAGGTAGGAAAGCATTGCTATTTCATGTATTGAATGGTTTCAATTCTATGCCCCGACGTGGCGGCAGTCCGAATCTTACTGAAAATGAAATGGCTGCGGCGCTATCTTACTTACTCTTCGATATTGAAGAAAATTAA
- a CDS encoding hypothetical protein (Evidence 5 : Unknown function) encodes MEPGVKKSKVTKKNQGIRLIKPQNGTIPESGSDVLYLDVLESTITTLRGQLGEAFEREQQQQVRLEHYERGVAELWSITVELKKELIKKTHLFHAKMS; translated from the coding sequence ATGGAACCTGGAGTAAAAAAAAGTAAAGTGACTAAAAAAAATCAAGGAATTAGATTAATCAAACCTCAAAATGGTACGATTCCAGAATCTGGATCGGATGTTTTGTATTTAGATGTATTGGAGTCAACTATTACTACCCTTCGTGGGCAATTAGGCGAAGCATTTGAACGTGAGCAACAACAGCAGGTACGACTTGAACATTATGAGCGGGGAGTTGCTGAACTTTGGAGTATAACTGTAGAATTAAAAAAGGAATTGATTAAAAAAACGCATTTATTTCATGCAAAAATGTCTTAA